In a genomic window of Nocardiopsis mwathae:
- a CDS encoding SDR family NAD(P)-dependent oxidoreductase — translation MAVSVDVAGPEAVRCLFAQVKDAYGRCDVLFGNAGAMPEPAPVHEVGDAVWRQAVDVNLSGAFWCAREAFALMREQDPQGGRIIDNGSVAAQVPRPHAVAYTATKHAVTGLTKALGLDGRRYGIACGQIDIGYRGGHPAGRRHPRPRARLRRRARRRHRRADGRAAPGRQHPLRHPDGHRHALPRAGPTPHRAGRSHRPLSQALHPGPMDTTTGPAAPDAPARARARRRGRRRAAPRRRRVAAALGAAALAAAAVLLGHRAVPEPLGTYLDTGLPWSGAPIAVLGALAVAVRSPAATCTALAAALTWAGVFGPAYLPAAGASAPPDLRVASVNLRAGNPDACAALRQLAEGGADVIAAQEVTGSAAPCATGLGQWAGAGTVGVWSRFPVTSSTPVDVGMGWTRALRVQIATPRGPVVVYTAHLASFRPGATARRNASLERLARAATAERAARVVVLGDLNTAATDRRMGAFAGFTDAREAAGGGLGFTWPSAAPVVRLDHVLARGLEPVGAGVAAVPGSDHRAATAAFAL, via the coding sequence TTGGCGGTGAGTGTCGACGTCGCCGGCCCTGAGGCGGTGCGCTGCCTGTTCGCGCAGGTCAAGGACGCCTACGGGCGGTGTGATGTGCTGTTCGGCAACGCCGGGGCGATGCCGGAGCCCGCGCCCGTCCACGAGGTCGGCGACGCGGTGTGGCGCCAGGCGGTGGACGTCAACCTCTCCGGTGCGTTCTGGTGCGCACGCGAGGCCTTCGCCCTGATGAGGGAGCAGGACCCCCAGGGCGGGCGCATCATCGACAACGGGTCGGTCGCCGCGCAGGTGCCGCGCCCCCACGCGGTCGCCTACACCGCCACCAAGCACGCGGTGACCGGGCTGACCAAGGCGCTGGGCCTGGACGGGCGCCGCTACGGCATCGCCTGCGGCCAGATCGACATCGGGTATCGCGGCGGGCACCCTGCAGGCCGACGGCACCCGCGCCCCCGAGCCCGTCTTCGACGCCGCGCACGCCGCCGCCACCGTCGCGCAGATGGCCGCGCTGCCCCTGGACGCCAACATCCCCTTCGTCACCCTGACGGCCACCGCCATGCCCTACCTCGGGCGGGGCCGACCCCGCACCGTGCGGGGCGTTCTCACCGTCCTCTCAGCCAGGCGCTCCACCCTGGGCCCATGGACACCACCACCGGCCCCGCAGCACCCGATGCGCCCGCGCGGGCGCGCGCACGCCGCCGCGGCAGGCGGCGCGCCGCGCCGCGGCGCCGCCGGGTCGCGGCCGCCCTGGGGGCGGCGGCGCTGGCGGCGGCCGCGGTGCTGCTCGGCCACCGGGCGGTCCCCGAGCCGCTGGGCACCTACCTGGACACCGGCCTGCCCTGGTCGGGCGCGCCCATCGCGGTGCTGGGCGCCCTGGCCGTGGCGGTGCGCTCGCCGGCCGCCACCTGTACCGCCCTGGCCGCCGCGCTCACCTGGGCGGGGGTGTTCGGCCCCGCCTACCTGCCCGCGGCCGGGGCGTCCGCGCCCCCCGACCTCCGGGTGGCCTCGGTCAACCTGCGGGCGGGCAACCCCGATGCGTGCGCCGCCCTGCGGCAGCTGGCCGAGGGCGGTGCCGACGTCATCGCCGCCCAGGAGGTGACCGGGTCGGCCGCGCCGTGCGCCACCGGGCTGGGCCAGTGGGCCGGGGCCGGGACGGTGGGGGTGTGGAGCCGGTTCCCGGTCACCTCCAGCACCCCTGTCGACGTGGGCATGGGCTGGACGCGGGCGCTGCGTGTGCAGATCGCCACGCCCCGGGGGCCGGTCGTGGTCTACACCGCTCACCTGGCGTCCTTCCGGCCCGGGGCGACCGCGCGGCGCAACGCCTCGCTGGAGCGCCTGGCCCGGGCCGCCACCGCGGAGCGGGCGGCGCGCGTCGTCGTCCTGGGCGACCTCAACACCGCCGCGACCGACCGGCGTATGGGCGCATTCGCCGGCTTCACCGACGCCCGCGAGGCGGCCGGCGGCGGGCTGGGGTTCACCTGGCCGTCGGCGGCACCGGTGGTGCGGCTGGACCACGTCCTGGCGCGGGGCCTGGAACCGGTGGGCGCGGGCGTGGCGGCGGTGCCCGGCAGCGACCACCGGGCCGCCACCGCCGCCTTCGCCCTGTGA
- a CDS encoding MBL fold metallo-hydrolase has translation MSAADAGLVELVPDVHAWVQPDGSWWINNAGVVCGTEGGGALIIDTCCTAERTRRFLSAARRAAGQAPLRFALNTHLHGDHTYGNYLLPQDTVLIAHEATRAGMIADPFIDACPPVWRPAPDWSGARLRTPDLTMTGALTLHLGGRRVELHHPGYTAHTSGDVVAWLPAERVLFTGDLVFHRVTPLLLMGSLEGALRSVEWLAGFEADHIVPGHGGLVGGGAFRTVLAAHDRYYRFITETAAWGREEGLGPLEAANAVELGEFAQWQDPERLVLNLHRAYAEAQRGDVDLMAAFADAITYNGGPLHCAV, from the coding sequence ATGAGCGCGGCGGACGCGGGCCTGGTCGAGCTGGTTCCGGACGTGCACGCCTGGGTGCAGCCGGACGGGTCCTGGTGGATCAACAACGCGGGCGTCGTCTGCGGAACCGAGGGCGGCGGCGCTCTGATCATCGACACCTGCTGCACGGCCGAGCGCACCCGGCGCTTCCTGTCCGCCGCACGGCGCGCCGCCGGGCAGGCGCCGCTGCGCTTCGCCCTCAACACCCACCTGCACGGCGACCACACCTACGGCAACTACCTGCTGCCGCAGGACACGGTGCTCATCGCCCACGAGGCGACCCGCGCGGGCATGATCGCCGACCCGTTCATCGACGCCTGCCCGCCCGTGTGGCGCCCCGCCCCCGACTGGTCCGGGGCGCGCCTGCGCACCCCGGACCTGACCATGACCGGCGCGCTGACCCTGCACCTGGGCGGGCGCCGCGTCGAGCTGCACCACCCGGGGTACACGGCCCACACCTCCGGCGACGTCGTCGCCTGGCTGCCCGCCGAACGCGTCCTGTTCACCGGCGACCTGGTGTTCCACCGGGTCACCCCGCTGCTGCTGATGGGCTCGCTGGAAGGGGCGCTGCGCTCGGTGGAGTGGCTGGCCGGCTTCGAGGCCGACCACATCGTCCCGGGCCACGGGGGCCTGGTGGGGGGCGGGGCCTTCCGCACGGTGCTGGCCGCCCACGACCGCTACTACCGGTTCATCACGGAGACGGCGGCCTGGGGCCGCGAGGAGGGGCTGGGCCCCCTGGAGGCGGCCAACGCCGTCGAGCTGGGCGAGTTCGCCCAGTGGCAGGACCCCGAGCGGCTGGTGCTCAACCTGCACCGCGCCTATGCGGAGGCGCAGCGCGGCGACGTCGACCTGATGGCCGCGTTCGCCGACGCCATCACCTACAACGGCGGCCCGCTGCACTGCGCGGTGTGA
- a CDS encoding sugar ABC transporter permease, protein MVSAEHTTTPAVRGRRRRAGPRTRPRAASLALHGVLLCASGAAVLPVVWIVLTSLKPRGAWQSTRIELFHDPSPANYVQVLGSTSFLTWFANSLVVAGGTTALALLLAATTGYALSRFRFPGMRPLLWTLLVTQMFPVAILIVPLYNVLSGLGLINTHLGLTLTYLTIAVPFSAWMLRGTFDTIPVEIDEAGRVDGLSPLGTFWRLVLPLARPGLAVVAFYAFITAWGEVAYATAFLTTDATATLAVGLGQFVGQQKAEWGMLSAASVLIAAPATVVFLLVQRHLVAGLAAGSGKS, encoded by the coding sequence ATGGTGAGCGCGGAGCACACGACCACCCCTGCGGTGCGCGGCCGCCGGCGGCGTGCCGGGCCTCGGACGCGCCCGCGTGCGGCGTCGCTGGCTCTGCACGGCGTGCTGCTGTGCGCCTCGGGCGCGGCGGTGCTGCCCGTGGTGTGGATCGTGCTGACCTCCCTGAAGCCCCGCGGGGCCTGGCAGAGCACCCGCATCGAGCTGTTCCACGACCCCTCCCCGGCCAACTACGTCCAGGTGCTGGGCTCCACCTCGTTTCTGACCTGGTTCGCCAACTCCCTCGTCGTGGCGGGCGGCACCACCGCCCTGGCGCTGCTGCTGGCCGCGACCACCGGGTATGCGCTGAGCCGGTTCCGGTTCCCCGGCATGCGCCCGCTGCTGTGGACCCTGCTGGTGACCCAGATGTTCCCGGTGGCCATCCTCATCGTGCCGCTGTACAACGTGCTGTCCGGGCTGGGCCTGATCAACACCCACCTGGGGCTCACCCTCACCTACCTGACCATCGCCGTCCCGTTCTCCGCGTGGATGCTGCGCGGCACCTTCGACACCATCCCCGTGGAGATCGACGAGGCGGGCCGGGTGGACGGGCTCAGCCCGCTGGGCACCTTCTGGCGGCTGGTGCTGCCGCTGGCCCGGCCCGGGCTGGCCGTGGTCGCGTTCTACGCCTTCATCACCGCCTGGGGCGAGGTGGCCTATGCCACCGCGTTCCTCACCACCGACGCGACCGCCACCCTGGCGGTGGGGCTGGGCCAGTTCGTCGGCCAGCAGAAGGCCGAGTGGGGCATGCTCAGTGCGGCCTCCGTCCTCATCGCCGCGCCCGCCACGGTGGTGTTCCTGCTGGTCCAGCGCCACCTGGTGGCGGGGCTGGCCGCGGGCAGCGGCAAGTCGTGA
- a CDS encoding Uma2 family endonuclease, protein MAQPGDRPVLPGAGSAGPGPPASGPGDGGAAGQRQVPEPDVVNVSTQAYDREEPSTSYAADGVLLVVEAVSAESQVRDRETKPMTYAKAGIQHYRRIEPDGRRAVAYLDELDPATSTLGLAGIHRDRLTTSVPSPVDIDLTAVGQRRR, encoded by the coding sequence GTGGCGCAGCCGGGTGATCGGCCTGTTCTGCCAGGAGCTGGATCGGCAGGCCCCGGACCACCTGCGAGCGGACCGGGAGATGGCGGTGCGGCTGGGCAGCGGCAGGTCCCGGAGCCGGACGTCGTCAACGTCTCCACGCAGGCATACGACCGCGAGGAGCCGTCGACCTCCTATGCCGCCGATGGCGTCCTGCTCGTGGTCGAAGCGGTGTCCGCGGAGTCGCAGGTGCGCGACCGCGAGACCAAGCCGATGACGTACGCCAAGGCGGGCATCCAGCACTACCGGCGGATCGAGCCGGACGGCCGGCGGGCCGTCGCCTACCTCGATGAGCTCGACCCCGCGACGTCCACCTTGGGGCTCGCGGGCATCCACCGCGACCGGCTGACGACCTCGGTTCCCTCCCCGGTCGACATCGACCTGACCGCCGTGGGCCAGCGGCGCAGGTGA
- a CDS encoding SMI1/KNR4 family protein gives MIPYVWRELIVDLYPEADLPGPADEAMLAEVEKALVLPMPFELGSLLRECDGVHNAYGDAIVWPVDRLVEDNLAMRAEPDYLELYAPFDEMIFFGDSDMGPQFAYVHTDYGPGIVVWDHETDRRRLAAVSLRDYLVRCLTQGNGWHR, from the coding sequence ATGATTCCCTATGTGTGGCGTGAACTGATCGTGGACTTGTATCCCGAGGCGGATTTGCCCGGACCGGCCGACGAGGCGATGCTGGCCGAGGTGGAGAAGGCGCTGGTGCTGCCGATGCCCTTCGAGCTGGGTTCCCTGCTGCGCGAGTGCGACGGGGTGCACAACGCCTACGGCGATGCGATCGTGTGGCCGGTGGATCGGCTGGTCGAGGACAACCTCGCCATGCGCGCCGAACCCGACTACCTGGAGCTCTACGCCCCCTTCGACGAGATGATCTTCTTCGGGGACAGCGACATGGGCCCCCAGTTCGCCTACGTGCACACCGATTACGGGCCCGGCATCGTGGTGTGGGACCACGAGACCGACCGGCGGCGGCTGGCCGCGGTGTCGCTGCGCGACTACCTGGTGCGGTGCCTGACCCAGGGCAACGGATGGCACCGCTAG
- a CDS encoding TetR/AcrR family transcriptional regulator codes for MRPQSSPHPRRPQSIIEEARRAQIVDAAITTVARVGYAQASLARIAHSAGISKSVISYYFDGKDDLLDQVVGEISTGMWAFIAPRLAAEAGARARLGAYIRATLDYMRAHRMRSIAVMTIVGSHRREDGTLRFASLGADDAITRELVEILRQGQRDGEFRDFDPQVVAATVNRALTGALATWVLHPEADMGAYGVELVELFELATGR; via the coding sequence ATGCGGCCCCAGAGCAGTCCCCACCCACGCAGGCCCCAGTCGATCATCGAGGAGGCCCGGCGGGCCCAGATCGTCGACGCCGCGATCACGACCGTGGCCAGGGTCGGCTACGCGCAGGCGTCACTGGCCCGCATCGCGCACAGCGCCGGGATCAGCAAGAGCGTCATCTCCTACTACTTCGACGGCAAGGACGACCTGCTCGACCAGGTCGTCGGCGAGATCTCCACCGGGATGTGGGCGTTCATCGCGCCCCGGCTGGCCGCCGAGGCCGGTGCCCGCGCCCGGCTGGGCGCCTACATCAGGGCGACCCTGGACTACATGCGCGCGCACCGGATGCGCTCCATCGCGGTGATGACCATCGTCGGCAGCCACCGCCGGGAGGACGGCACGCTGCGCTTCGCCTCCCTGGGCGCCGACGACGCGATCACCCGGGAACTGGTGGAGATCCTGCGCCAGGGCCAGCGCGACGGCGAGTTCCGCGACTTCGACCCGCAGGTGGTGGCGGCCACCGTCAACCGGGCGCTGACCGGCGCCCTGGCCACGTGGGTGCTGCACCCCGAAGCCGACATGGGGGCCTACGGCGTCGAACTGGTCGAGCTGTTCGAACTGGCCACCGGCCGGTAG
- the def gene encoding peptide deformylase translates to MSEQSIDTRVRVQGEPVDTFPDMAPEAARGTVLRVTVVGEDVLHRRNKDVDPAQFGTPELSQLIDDMFLTMYAAEGVGLAGNQVGRDLRVFVYDCPDDEGVRHVGHVINPVLDERDPDRTPLVVENEGCLSVPGPHAELARAEHAVVRGFDKDGRPVVLEGTGYFARCLQHETDHTLGRLYIDRLAARARKKVLKQMSEMANDVFARREARAAELTEAPSS, encoded by the coding sequence ATGTCCGAGCAGTCCATCGACACGCGGGTGCGCGTGCAAGGCGAACCGGTCGACACCTTCCCCGACATGGCGCCCGAGGCCGCCCGGGGCACGGTCCTGCGGGTCACCGTCGTCGGCGAGGACGTGCTGCACCGGCGCAACAAGGACGTCGACCCGGCGCAGTTCGGCACGCCGGAGCTGTCGCAGCTGATCGACGACATGTTCCTGACGATGTACGCCGCCGAGGGCGTGGGGCTGGCCGGCAACCAGGTCGGCCGGGACCTGCGGGTCTTCGTCTACGACTGCCCCGACGACGAGGGCGTGCGCCATGTGGGCCACGTCATCAACCCGGTGCTCGACGAGCGCGACCCCGACCGGACCCCGCTGGTGGTGGAGAACGAGGGGTGCCTGTCGGTGCCCGGCCCGCACGCCGAGCTCGCCCGCGCCGAGCACGCCGTGGTCCGCGGCTTCGACAAGGACGGCCGCCCGGTGGTGCTGGAGGGCACGGGCTACTTCGCCCGCTGCCTGCAGCACGAGACCGACCACACCCTGGGCCGCCTCTACATCGACCGCCTGGCCGCACGCGCCCGCAAGAAGGTCCTCAAGCAGATGAGCGAGATGGCCAACGACGTCTTCGCCCGACGCGAGGCCAGGGCCGCCGAGCTCACCGAGGCGCCCTCGTCCTGA
- a CDS encoding RidA family protein: protein MRRVNDRIELIRNDDLTDTVDYACAAAVTAPPRTIFTAGACPLDAEGATVGAGDYAAQAHQVMRNLRTALRGAGADLTDVVKSTVYVASGRQEDLVAAWEVVRGHFGDHDAPSTLLGVAVLGYDDQLVEVEAVAVAR from the coding sequence ATGCGCCGGGTGAACGACCGCATCGAACTCATCCGCAACGACGATCTCACCGACACCGTCGACTACGCCTGTGCCGCCGCCGTGACCGCCCCGCCGCGCACCATCTTCACCGCGGGCGCCTGCCCCCTGGACGCCGAGGGCGCCACGGTGGGTGCGGGCGACTACGCCGCCCAGGCCCACCAGGTGATGCGCAACCTGCGCACCGCCCTGCGGGGCGCCGGCGCCGACCTCACCGACGTCGTCAAGTCCACCGTGTATGTGGCCTCTGGCCGGCAGGAGGACCTGGTGGCCGCCTGGGAGGTGGTGCGGGGCCACTTCGGGGACCACGACGCCCCCAGCACGCTGCTCGGGGTGGCCGTGCTGGGCTATGACGACCAGCTCGTGGAGGTCGAGGCGGTGGCCGTGGCGCGCTGA
- a CDS encoding MFS transporter: MPIALLALAIGAFGIGTTEFVAMGILPDVAADFGVSIPTAGYMISGYAIGVVIGAPLLTALGARVDRKNLLIALMVVFTLGNIASALAPTFETLLTARFLTALPHGTFFGVGSVVAAALVPVTKRAQAFALMIAGLTVANIVGVPLATLASHELGWRSTYWMIAAVGVLTLLLLIRLVPAQRPQPGASARSELSALARLQVWMTLAVGAVGFGGMFAAYSYIAPMMTEVSGFGAPAVAIVLAVYGLGMTAGNLAGGRAADRALLPTMYAALVGMAAALLLLYALAPFKAAAVVMVFVVGFTGSALVPSLQMRLMDAAQGAPSLAAALNHSALNIANAAGAWLGGLVIAAGYGYTAPNLLGAGLAVAGLLVALASGLLDRRALKSAPAAPGAGSGAPRSAERSAPSAHG; the protein is encoded by the coding sequence GTGCCCATCGCCCTGCTCGCCCTCGCCATCGGCGCCTTCGGCATCGGAACCACCGAGTTCGTCGCCATGGGAATCCTGCCCGACGTCGCGGCCGACTTCGGGGTGTCGATCCCCACCGCCGGGTACATGATCTCCGGGTACGCCATCGGCGTGGTCATCGGCGCCCCGCTGCTGACCGCGCTCGGCGCCCGCGTCGACCGCAAGAACCTGCTCATCGCCCTGATGGTGGTCTTCACCCTCGGCAACATCGCCTCCGCGCTCGCCCCCACCTTCGAAACCCTGCTCACCGCCCGGTTCCTCACCGCCCTGCCGCACGGCACCTTCTTCGGGGTCGGCTCGGTCGTGGCCGCCGCACTGGTACCGGTCACCAAGCGCGCCCAGGCCTTCGCCCTGATGATCGCCGGGCTGACCGTCGCCAACATCGTCGGCGTACCGCTGGCCACCCTGGCCTCCCACGAACTGGGCTGGCGCAGCACCTACTGGATGATCGCCGCCGTGGGCGTGCTGACCCTCCTGCTGCTCATCCGCCTGGTCCCCGCCCAGCGCCCGCAGCCCGGCGCCTCGGCCCGCTCCGAGCTCAGCGCCCTGGCCCGCCTGCAGGTGTGGATGACGCTGGCGGTGGGCGCCGTGGGCTTCGGCGGCATGTTCGCCGCCTACAGCTACATCGCCCCCATGATGACCGAGGTGTCGGGCTTCGGCGCCCCGGCCGTGGCGATCGTGCTGGCCGTCTACGGCCTGGGCATGACCGCCGGCAACCTGGCCGGCGGCCGCGCCGCCGACCGCGCGCTGCTGCCCACCATGTACGCCGCCCTCGTGGGCATGGCCGCGGCGCTGCTGCTCCTCTACGCCCTGGCCCCGTTCAAGGCCGCGGCGGTGGTGATGGTGTTCGTCGTCGGCTTCACCGGCAGCGCCCTGGTGCCCTCCCTGCAGATGCGCCTGATGGACGCAGCCCAGGGCGCCCCCTCGCTGGCGGCCGCCCTGAACCACTCCGCGCTCAACATCGCCAACGCGGCCGGGGCCTGGCTGGGCGGGCTGGTCATCGCCGCCGGCTACGGCTACACCGCCCCCAACCTGCTGGGCGCCGGCCTGGCCGTGGCCGGCCTCCTGGTCGCCCTGGCCTCCGGCCTGCTGGACCGCCGCGCCCTGAAGTCCGCGCCCGCCGCCCCGGGCGCAGGCTCCGGCGCCCCGCGAAGCGCGGAGCGGTCCGCCCCCTCCGCCCACGGGTGA
- a CDS encoding adenosine deaminase yields MSTPIPKAELHVHIEGTLEPELAFALADRNGVRLDYASVDELRAAYSFTDLQSFLDLYYALMAVLRTERDFTDLAEAYLARAAAQGVRHAEIFFDPQAHAVRGVGMDTVVRGLSAALDAAEERHGVSTRLIMCFLRDRPAEEALATLEEARPYLGGAVSGVGLDSAEMGHPPEKFREVFARAREAGLHLVAHAGEEGPPAYVWQALDVLGVQRVDHGVRCLEDEALVERLRRERTPLTVCPFSNVRLRVVDRLEDHPLPRMLQAGLVVTVNSDDPAYFGGYAEDNMRGLRTALGLSDADVRTLARNSVTASFIDAERRTALLAEVDAHRFTD; encoded by the coding sequence ATGTCCACCCCGATCCCCAAGGCCGAGCTGCACGTCCACATCGAGGGAACCCTCGAACCGGAGCTGGCCTTCGCACTGGCCGACCGCAACGGGGTGCGGCTGGACTACGCCTCGGTGGACGAGCTGCGCGCCGCCTACTCCTTCACCGACCTGCAGTCCTTCCTCGACCTGTACTACGCGCTGATGGCGGTGCTGCGCACCGAGCGCGACTTCACCGACCTGGCCGAGGCCTACCTGGCCCGCGCCGCCGCCCAGGGCGTGCGCCACGCCGAGATCTTCTTCGACCCCCAGGCGCACGCGGTGCGCGGCGTCGGAATGGACACCGTGGTGCGCGGCCTGTCGGCCGCACTGGACGCGGCCGAGGAGCGCCACGGGGTCTCCACACGGCTGATCATGTGCTTCCTGCGGGACCGCCCCGCCGAGGAGGCCCTGGCCACCCTGGAGGAGGCGCGCCCCTACCTCGGTGGCGCGGTCAGCGGGGTCGGGCTGGACTCCGCCGAGATGGGCCACCCCCCGGAGAAGTTCCGGGAGGTGTTCGCGCGGGCGCGCGAGGCCGGGCTGCACCTGGTCGCCCACGCCGGCGAGGAGGGCCCGCCCGCCTACGTATGGCAGGCCCTGGACGTCCTGGGCGTGCAGCGCGTGGACCACGGGGTGCGCTGCCTGGAGGACGAGGCCCTGGTCGAGCGGCTGCGCCGGGAGCGCACCCCGCTGACGGTCTGCCCGTTCTCCAACGTGCGGCTGCGCGTGGTGGACCGCCTGGAGGACCACCCGCTGCCCCGGATGCTGCAGGCGGGGCTGGTGGTCACCGTCAACTCCGACGACCCCGCCTACTTCGGCGGCTATGCCGAGGACAACATGCGCGGGCTGCGCACGGCCCTGGGACTCAGCGACGCCGACGTGCGCACCCTGGCCCGCAACTCCGTCACCGCCTCCTTCATCGACGCCGAACGGCGCACCGCCCTGCTCGCCGAAGTGGACGCCCACCGGTTCACCGACTGA
- a CDS encoding SDR family NAD(P)-dependent oxidoreductase: MAQHHAAQSARPPRPVAAVTGAGSGIGRAVALRLAADGYAVVLAGRRRAPPGAAGGDRPGRGAAGRHLGGECRRRRP; the protein is encoded by the coding sequence ATGGCCCAGCACCACGCCGCGCAGTCGGCCCGGCCCCCGCGGCCCGTGGCCGCGGTCACCGGCGCGGGCAGCGGCATCGGCCGCGCGGTCGCGCTGCGCCTGGCCGCCGACGGCTACGCCGTCGTGCTGGCCGGGCGCCGCCGGGCGCCGCCGGGCGCGGCTGGAGGAGACCGCCCGGGCCGCGGGGCCGCGGGCCGCCACCTTGGCGGTGAGTGTCGACGTCGCCGGCCCTGA
- the rnhA gene encoding ribonuclease HI, which yields MDTSGGTAPGACAVEIHTDGACSGNPGPGGWGAVLRYGAHEKELYGGEAATTNNRMELMAAIMALESLKRPVPVRLHTDSTYVRNGITAWIHGWKARGWRTAEKKPVKNADLWRRLDAAAARYDVDWRWVKGHSGDAGNDRADALACRGRDEAAALPTA from the coding sequence ATGGACACCAGCGGGGGGACGGCGCCGGGAGCGTGCGCCGTGGAGATCCACACCGACGGCGCGTGCAGCGGCAACCCGGGGCCGGGCGGCTGGGGTGCGGTGCTGCGCTACGGGGCGCACGAGAAGGAGCTGTACGGCGGCGAGGCGGCGACCACCAACAACCGGATGGAGCTGATGGCGGCCATCATGGCGCTGGAGAGCCTGAAGCGGCCCGTGCCCGTGCGTCTGCACACCGACAGCACCTATGTGCGCAACGGCATCACCGCCTGGATCCACGGGTGGAAGGCGCGGGGCTGGCGGACCGCCGAGAAGAAGCCGGTGAAGAACGCCGACCTGTGGAGGCGCCTGGATGCCGCCGCCGCCCGCTACGACGTCGACTGGCGGTGGGTCAAGGGGCACAGCGGCGATGCCGGCAACGACCGCGCCGATGCGCTGGCCTGCCGGGGCCGCGATGAGGCCGCCGCCTTGCCGACGGCCTGA
- a CDS encoding carbohydrate ABC transporter permease: MATTLSPAPGAPPRLRPGRGGGGARAAAGRLRRAASRHFYAWLLVAPVAAVTAVLIGVPFARGLYLSLTDATEATVGRTVGADEIPAAYDVVGAGNYLAILSGEVGEFWPRLAWTVVWTVVCVACHYGLGLGLALLLQRPVRGRAAYRVAMVLPWAVPPFVTAFTWRFLFNQDYGVFNAALGAVGLPAVPWLNDPFTAKVAVIVVNVWMGVPFMMLALLGGLQSIPREHYEAARVDGASAWQRFVHITLPGLRPVSAPVVLLGTIWTFNQFPVIYLVTGGGPGDSTELLVTYAYRMAFSGIRDYGGSAAYGMLILVLLAAMALVYQRAFRRGGGAW; encoded by the coding sequence ATGGCGACCACCCTTTCCCCCGCCCCCGGCGCGCCGCCGCGCCTGCGCCCCGGCCGGGGCGGCGGCGGTGCGCGGGCGGCCGCGGGCCGGCTGCGCCGCGCGGCCTCCCGCCACTTCTACGCCTGGCTGCTGGTGGCGCCGGTGGCCGCGGTCACCGCGGTGCTCATCGGCGTCCCGTTCGCCCGCGGGCTGTACCTGTCGCTGACCGATGCCACCGAGGCCACCGTGGGGCGCACGGTGGGCGCCGACGAGATCCCCGCGGCCTACGACGTCGTGGGCGCCGGGAACTACCTGGCGATCCTCTCCGGGGAGGTCGGCGAGTTCTGGCCGCGGCTGGCCTGGACGGTGGTGTGGACGGTGGTGTGTGTGGCCTGCCACTACGGGCTGGGCCTGGGGCTGGCGCTGCTGCTGCAGCGGCCGGTGCGGGGCCGGGCCGCCTACCGGGTGGCGATGGTGCTGCCCTGGGCGGTGCCGCCGTTCGTCACCGCGTTCACCTGGCGGTTCCTGTTCAACCAGGACTACGGGGTGTTCAACGCCGCCCTGGGTGCGGTGGGGCTGCCGGCGGTGCCGTGGCTCAACGACCCGTTCACGGCCAAGGTCGCCGTCATCGTCGTTAACGTGTGGATGGGGGTGCCGTTCATGATGCTGGCGCTGCTGGGCGGCCTGCAGTCCATCCCCCGCGAGCACTACGAGGCGGCGCGGGTGGACGGCGCCTCGGCCTGGCAGCGGTTCGTGCACATCACCCTGCCGGGGCTGCGGCCCGTCAGCGCGCCGGTGGTGCTGCTGGGCACCATCTGGACCTTCAACCAGTTCCCGGTGATCTACCTGGTCACCGGCGGCGGGCCGGGGGACAGCACCGAGCTGCTGGTGACCTACGCCTACCGGATGGCGTTCTCGGGCATCCGCGACTACGGCGGTTCGGCCGCCTACGGGATGCTCATCCTCGTCCTGCTGGCGGCCATGGCCCTGGTCTACCAGCGGGCCTTTCGGCGCGGAGGCGGCGCATGGTGA